The proteins below come from a single Saccharopolyspora sp. SCSIO 74807 genomic window:
- a CDS encoding nitronate monooxygenase → MAASSPNEESTLSRAEFPLPRVPVILGPMAGGAGTPALAAAVSNAGGLGFLAAGYKNAAKLGEQIDQLRQLTSADFGVNLFVPEIDEPDPAGVRAYRERISTTAHELGAEPGDPLWTDDDWEAKVALLLADPVPVVSFTFGCPPADVVSSLHDVGSAVVGTVTGVAEAEQAQAAGVDALCVQGSEAGGHQASFNDAEERTTPLVDLLTAVRGRSSLPLIGAGGVMNAEHVRAVLDAGAVAAQLGTAFLRAAESGANPGHKDALVDPRYSETAVTRAFSGRRARGLVNSFMREHDAQAPANYPHVHYLTAPLRAAAGKAGDIDRLNLWAGTRHELAEARPAGEIVAAVADRLATQSDRGQ, encoded by the coding sequence GTGGCCGCGAGCTCACCGAATGAGGAGTCGACATTGTCACGTGCTGAGTTTCCGCTACCGCGGGTTCCGGTGATACTCGGACCAATGGCAGGAGGCGCGGGAACGCCCGCGCTGGCCGCGGCAGTCTCCAATGCGGGCGGACTGGGATTCCTCGCAGCGGGCTACAAGAATGCCGCGAAGCTCGGCGAACAGATCGACCAGTTGCGCCAACTCACCTCGGCCGACTTCGGGGTGAACCTTTTCGTTCCGGAAATCGACGAGCCTGATCCAGCCGGCGTGCGCGCCTATCGGGAACGGATTTCCACCACAGCGCACGAACTGGGCGCCGAACCGGGTGATCCGTTGTGGACCGATGACGACTGGGAGGCCAAGGTCGCGCTGCTGCTCGCCGACCCGGTGCCGGTGGTGAGCTTCACCTTCGGCTGCCCGCCCGCCGACGTCGTGTCCAGCTTGCACGACGTCGGCAGCGCCGTGGTGGGCACGGTCACCGGCGTCGCCGAGGCCGAGCAAGCGCAAGCCGCCGGAGTCGACGCGCTGTGCGTGCAGGGCAGCGAGGCGGGCGGGCACCAAGCATCGTTCAACGACGCCGAGGAGCGCACGACGCCGCTGGTGGACCTGCTCACCGCCGTGCGGGGGCGGAGTTCGTTGCCGCTGATCGGTGCCGGCGGCGTGATGAACGCCGAGCACGTCCGGGCAGTCCTCGACGCCGGTGCCGTGGCCGCGCAGCTGGGCACCGCGTTCCTGCGCGCGGCGGAGTCCGGCGCGAACCCCGGGCACAAAGACGCTTTGGTCGATCCCCGCTACAGCGAAACCGCGGTGACCCGCGCGTTCAGCGGCCGGCGCGCCCGCGGCCTGGTCAACTCGTTCATGCGGGAGCACGACGCCCAGGCACCCGCCAACTACCCGCACGTGCACTACCTGACCGCACCCCTGCGCGCCGCGGCGGGCAAGGCCGGGGACATCGACCGATTGAACCTGTGGGCGGGGACCCGCCACGAGCTGGCCGAAGCCCGTCCCGCCGGGGAAATCGTGGCCGCGGTCGCGGACCGACTCGCCACGCAGTCCGACCGAGGGCAGTGA
- a CDS encoding class II aldolase/adducin family protein gives MNAAPQQEQQHLADTRTGLPLPGGPVFDSAQDERRDRKRRLVAAIRLFGKYEYGEGISGHLSVRDPEHPEHFWANPFGVSFQQVKVRDLVRVDAAGNVVEGMHKINPSAFVIHSKIHELCPDAVAAAHAHTESSRALGALGRLLEPLDQESAAFYQDQVLYDAYEGPSITIDQGRDIAEKLGGSRAILLRHHGLITVGASLDEAVHRFVTFDGCARVQLLAAAAGQPLPMTHEQAVSAKAGFGDSQLGWFSFQLLYDEITAEQPDMFEE, from the coding sequence ATGAACGCCGCACCCCAGCAAGAGCAACAGCACCTCGCTGACACGCGCACCGGCCTGCCACTGCCCGGCGGTCCCGTCTTCGACTCCGCGCAGGACGAGCGCCGGGACCGGAAACGCCGGCTCGTCGCGGCCATCCGGCTGTTCGGCAAGTACGAATACGGAGAAGGCATTTCCGGGCACCTGTCGGTGCGCGACCCCGAACATCCGGAACACTTCTGGGCCAACCCGTTCGGCGTGTCCTTTCAGCAGGTGAAGGTCCGGGATCTGGTGCGGGTGGACGCGGCGGGCAACGTCGTCGAAGGCATGCACAAGATCAACCCGAGCGCGTTCGTCATCCACTCCAAGATCCACGAACTGTGCCCGGACGCGGTCGCCGCGGCACATGCGCACACCGAATCCTCCCGCGCACTGGGCGCGCTGGGGCGATTGCTCGAACCGCTCGACCAGGAATCCGCCGCCTTCTACCAAGACCAGGTGCTCTACGACGCCTACGAGGGACCGTCCATCACGATCGACCAGGGCCGCGACATCGCGGAGAAGCTCGGCGGGAGCCGGGCCATCCTGCTGCGCCACCACGGGCTGATCACCGTCGGTGCTTCGCTCGACGAGGCGGTGCACCGGTTCGTCACCTTCGACGGGTGCGCGCGGGTGCAGCTGCTGGCCGCGGCAGCGGGGCAGCCACTGCCCATGACCCACGAACAGGCGGTGAGCGCCAAGGCGGGGTTCGGCGACTCGCAGCTCGGCTGGTTCAGCTTCCAGCTGCTCTACGACGAGATCACCGCGGAACAACCGGACATGTTCGAGGAGTGA
- a CDS encoding FAD/NAD(P)-binding protein — protein sequence MGVSVRRHIELCIVGCGPRGTAVLERMAANAVALEIEASITVHAVDAFPPGPGKVWRVDQSGELLMNTVSSQVTLFTDDSVVCDGPIRPGPSLYEWAQAAHHDQHDEQNRREIAELGPDDYPTRRLYGRYLRWFFERAIASAPPNLRVQVHQAEARELDDEPDGSQTVLLSNDERLRGLDAVVLAQGHRPAEPTAQEQQLRSFADEHGLTYLSPANPADLHLDDIPASETVLLRGMGLNFFDHMALFTAGRGGRFEPDGDGLRYRPSGNEPHLVAGTRRGVPYHARAANQKGAHGRYFPRLLTDEVIADFRRRADGGDPPHFRTDVWPLVDKEIKLLYYTTLLRERAGEHAAVLFEKRFLHDVWQSEQELLYQFGIARGQRWSWDWIAKPYGDRVFSGRSEFRDWLLGYLRADVAEAAKGNVSGPLKAALDAMRDLRNEIRLIVDHGGISGTSYRDELKPWFTPLTAFVSIGPPMRRIQEMIALIEAGVLEVLPPGVRVDEDSGAFRMSSAHAPEDIVRGRNLIEARLPEPGLRGTADPLLRHLAETGQCRRYEIGDPSEPYLSNGLAVSGRPFFLQNAHGQGHPARFAFGVPIEAVNWVTAAGARPGVNSVSLSDADAVARGALSAADTRRTAEAGPATSAPA from the coding sequence TTGGGGGTTTCTGTGCGCCGTCATATCGAATTGTGCATCGTCGGCTGCGGTCCGCGCGGCACCGCAGTGCTGGAAAGAATGGCCGCGAACGCGGTCGCTCTCGAAATCGAAGCGTCGATCACCGTCCACGCAGTAGACGCATTCCCGCCGGGTCCTGGAAAGGTGTGGCGCGTCGATCAGTCCGGTGAACTCCTCATGAACACCGTGAGTTCGCAGGTCACGTTGTTCACCGACGACAGCGTGGTGTGCGACGGGCCGATCAGGCCCGGGCCGAGCCTGTACGAGTGGGCGCAAGCTGCCCACCACGACCAGCACGACGAGCAAAATCGCCGGGAAATCGCCGAGCTCGGCCCGGACGACTACCCGACCCGACGATTATACGGGCGCTACCTGCGCTGGTTCTTCGAGCGGGCCATCGCCTCTGCCCCGCCGAACCTGCGCGTTCAGGTCCACCAGGCCGAGGCGCGGGAACTCGACGACGAGCCCGACGGTTCGCAGACCGTCCTGCTTTCCAATGACGAACGGTTGCGCGGGCTCGATGCCGTCGTCCTGGCACAGGGCCACCGCCCGGCCGAGCCGACCGCTCAGGAGCAGCAGCTGCGCAGCTTCGCCGACGAGCACGGGCTGACCTACCTGTCCCCGGCCAACCCGGCCGATCTGCACCTGGACGACATCCCAGCTTCCGAAACGGTGCTGCTGCGCGGGATGGGCCTCAACTTCTTCGACCACATGGCCTTGTTCACCGCAGGGCGTGGTGGCCGCTTCGAACCGGATGGCGATGGACTTCGTTACCGGCCCAGCGGCAACGAGCCGCACCTGGTCGCCGGGACTCGCCGAGGTGTGCCGTACCACGCGCGGGCGGCGAACCAGAAGGGCGCGCACGGCCGGTACTTCCCGCGGTTGCTCACCGACGAGGTGATCGCGGACTTCCGGCGACGGGCGGACGGCGGCGATCCGCCGCACTTCCGCACGGACGTGTGGCCGCTGGTCGACAAGGAGATCAAGCTCCTCTACTACACCACCCTGCTGCGGGAACGCGCCGGCGAGCACGCGGCCGTGCTGTTCGAGAAGCGCTTCCTGCACGACGTGTGGCAATCCGAGCAGGAGCTGCTCTACCAGTTCGGCATTGCGCGAGGGCAGCGCTGGAGCTGGGACTGGATCGCCAAACCGTACGGGGACCGCGTGTTCTCCGGGCGGTCGGAGTTCCGCGACTGGTTGCTGGGCTACCTGCGCGCGGACGTTGCGGAGGCGGCCAAGGGCAATGTTTCCGGGCCGTTGAAGGCGGCGCTGGACGCCATGCGCGACCTGCGCAACGAGATCCGGCTGATCGTCGATCACGGCGGCATCAGCGGCACCTCCTACCGGGACGAACTCAAGCCCTGGTTCACTCCGCTGACGGCGTTCGTCTCGATCGGCCCGCCGATGCGCCGCATCCAGGAGATGATCGCGCTGATCGAGGCCGGTGTCCTGGAGGTGTTGCCGCCCGGCGTGCGGGTGGACGAGGACTCCGGGGCGTTCCGGATGTCTTCGGCGCACGCACCCGAGGACATCGTGCGCGGCCGGAACCTCATCGAGGCACGGCTGCCGGAACCCGGATTGCGGGGGACGGCGGACCCGCTCCTGCGGCACTTGGCGGAAACCGGCCAATGCCGCCGCTACGAGATCGGCGACCCGTCGGAACCGTATCTCAGCAACGGCCTGGCGGTTTCCGGACGTCCGTTCTTCCTCCAGAACGCGCACGGGCAGGGGCACCCCGCACGCTTCGCCTTCGGGGTGCCGATCGAAGCCGTGAACTGGGTGACCGCAGCAGGCGCGCGGCCCGGTGTGAACTCGGTGTCGCTGTCCGACGCCGATGCCGTCGCGCGCGGCGCGCTGAGCGCCGCCGACACCCGGAGGACTGCCGAGGCAGGCCCCGCGACCAGCGCACCGGCGTGA
- a CDS encoding YbfB/YjiJ family MFS transporter encodes MTDKLGARISEGAVTPSPQGLITAGALALAAVMGIGRFLYTPVMPEMQRAAGLSAHVAGSLATANYLGYLVGALVTVFLDVAKLRRPLLVAGLIGSAGLTASMAATTSAAPWLFMRFGSGVASALVFVAATDFVLDSVQPGRRYAVGWFYGGVGTGIALSGLITPPSVDFAGWRGPWLAGAVLIALVIPFVLLKSPGGARHRHAAEAAPAGPDPMRLPFALLVIAYLLEGAGYIITGTYLVTIVGEFGPAWLSASAWVLVGLAAIPSCPLWAWAAQRFGQTSTLLGSLLLQAVGLALPAWNPHPVSVVISSLIFGGTFMAIVTLIMPLGRQWAGRSAAASAPVLITSYGLGQVLGPPAAEAMSTGGSLLPALWLAGGLVLAAALIVLLAASLTRRRPSPG; translated from the coding sequence ATGACCGACAAACTGGGGGCCCGGATTTCCGAGGGAGCGGTGACGCCGTCCCCGCAGGGCTTGATCACCGCGGGTGCGCTGGCGTTGGCGGCCGTGATGGGGATCGGACGCTTCCTCTACACACCGGTCATGCCCGAGATGCAGCGCGCCGCCGGGTTGTCTGCACACGTGGCCGGCTCGCTGGCGACCGCGAACTACCTCGGCTACCTGGTCGGGGCGCTGGTCACGGTGTTCCTCGACGTCGCCAAGCTGCGCCGGCCGCTGCTGGTGGCGGGGCTGATCGGCAGCGCCGGATTGACCGCGAGCATGGCCGCCACGACTTCCGCGGCGCCGTGGCTGTTCATGCGCTTCGGCAGCGGGGTGGCGAGCGCGCTGGTGTTCGTGGCCGCCACTGATTTCGTGCTCGACTCGGTGCAGCCCGGACGACGCTACGCGGTCGGCTGGTTCTACGGCGGCGTCGGCACCGGGATCGCCCTGTCCGGACTGATCACGCCGCCGTCCGTGGATTTCGCCGGCTGGCGCGGCCCGTGGCTGGCCGGCGCGGTGCTGATCGCGCTCGTGATCCCGTTCGTGCTGCTGAAAAGCCCCGGTGGCGCCCGCCATCGACACGCGGCCGAAGCGGCACCGGCCGGGCCGGACCCGATGCGGCTGCCGTTCGCGCTGCTCGTCATCGCCTACCTGTTGGAAGGCGCCGGTTACATCATCACCGGGACCTACCTGGTGACCATCGTGGGCGAATTCGGCCCGGCTTGGCTGAGCGCGTCCGCGTGGGTGCTGGTCGGGCTCGCCGCCATCCCCTCCTGCCCGTTGTGGGCGTGGGCCGCGCAGCGCTTCGGGCAGACGTCGACGCTGCTGGGGTCCCTGCTGCTGCAAGCTGTGGGGCTCGCGTTGCCCGCCTGGAATCCGCATCCGGTGTCGGTGGTGATCTCCTCGCTGATCTTCGGCGGCACGTTCATGGCCATCGTCACGCTGATCATGCCCTTGGGCAGGCAGTGGGCCGGGCGTAGCGCCGCGGCCAGCGCACCTGTCCTGATCACCAGCTACGGACTCGGTCAGGTGCTCGGGCCGCCTGCCGCGGAGGCCATGTCGACGGGTGGTTCGCTCCTGCCCGCGCTATGGCTCGCGGGCGGGCTGGTGCTGGCGGCTGCGCTGATCGTGCTGCTGGCCGCTTCGCTGACCAGGAGGAGGCCGTCGCCCGGCTGA
- a CDS encoding tautomerase family protein, producing MPFIVVRMLEGRDAEQRRKFARAVADAAQQHLRASATDVQGHFVDVPRTHFFRGGTFQSDLAD from the coding sequence TTGCCGTTCATCGTCGTCCGCATGCTCGAAGGCCGCGATGCCGAGCAGCGCCGGAAATTCGCCCGCGCCGTCGCGGACGCTGCGCAGCAGCACTTGCGCGCGTCCGCCACAGACGTTCAGGGCCATTTCGTCGACGTGCCCCGCACACATTTCTTCCGGGGCGGAACATTTCAATCCGATCTGGCCGATTGA
- a CDS encoding LysR family transcriptional regulator, translating to MRSGNALCSGGMDDVDLQQLRAFEELCKDLHFTRAAGRLEVTQPTLTRMIRKLEDALGVHLVDRTTRNVHLTPAGQRLHGGLRRVLPSLDSVLQHTMEGAVLRLGFAWVLPSGWAQQVTQRFEAETSAQVQLVRIDDRTAGLDHGGVDVAVIRGEVDDLGLRTTTLTHETRVAVVALSHPLAAEPAVRWAELAAHPLVMNTVSGTTTPDLWPGDGPAVAVRCGNFDEWLEAVAAGQGVGVVPVSAKLHHPHPQVRYIPIEGAPPVRLSIASAAERELPLVEAFHRIAAESEIDRNDRPDRT from the coding sequence ATGCGTTCCGGTAATGCTCTATGCTCTGGCGGTATGGACGACGTCGACCTGCAGCAGCTGCGGGCTTTCGAAGAGCTCTGCAAAGACCTGCACTTCACCCGCGCGGCAGGCCGGTTGGAGGTGACGCAGCCGACGCTGACGAGAATGATCCGGAAACTGGAGGATGCCCTCGGGGTGCATCTGGTGGATCGCACTACGCGGAACGTGCACCTCACACCGGCCGGGCAACGGTTGCACGGCGGTTTGCGCCGGGTGCTGCCCAGTCTGGACAGTGTCCTTCAGCACACGATGGAAGGCGCCGTGCTGCGCCTCGGGTTCGCGTGGGTGCTCCCGAGCGGCTGGGCACAGCAGGTCACCCAGCGCTTCGAAGCCGAGACCAGCGCCCAGGTCCAGCTGGTTCGCATCGATGATCGCACCGCTGGTCTCGATCACGGCGGGGTCGATGTCGCGGTGATCCGGGGCGAGGTCGACGACCTCGGGTTGCGCACGACCACGTTGACGCACGAAACCCGGGTCGCGGTGGTGGCGCTGTCGCACCCGCTCGCGGCGGAACCCGCGGTCCGATGGGCCGAATTGGCCGCGCATCCACTGGTGATGAACACGGTGAGCGGTACGACCACCCCGGATTTGTGGCCGGGAGATGGCCCAGCGGTGGCGGTGCGGTGCGGCAACTTCGACGAATGGCTCGAAGCCGTGGCCGCCGGGCAAGGGGTGGGGGTCGTTCCGGTTTCGGCCAAGCTGCACCACCCGCACCCGCAGGTGCGCTACATCCCGATCGAAGGCGCTCCGCCGGTCCGGCTTTCCATCGCGAGCGCGGCGGAGCGGGAGCTGCCGTTGGTCGAGGCGTTCCACCGGATCGCCGCGGAATCCGAGATCGACCGGAACGACCGGCCGGATCGAACTTGA
- a CDS encoding SAM-dependent methyltransferase gives MSDGIPRPAADLRTDRAHGARIYDYILGGKDNYAVDRAAADATVQVWPALPVHMRANREFLHRAARYLVTECGVDQFLDIGTGIPTSPNLHEVVQEVRPEARVVYTDNDPIVLAHARALLTSGERGRTAYLDADLRDPEAILSAPELRDTLDPDKPIGLMLIAVVHFIEDDDEALAVTRRIIDALPSGSYVAATIATDDFAPEMLAKVRQTYHDHGETLRWRDREQSARFLEGLELVEPGIVQMHKWKPDSDTYEAVPDADIAMYGAVGRKP, from the coding sequence ATGAGCGATGGGATTCCGCGGCCTGCCGCGGACCTCCGGACGGACCGGGCGCACGGTGCGCGGATCTACGACTACATACTCGGCGGCAAGGACAACTACGCCGTCGACAGAGCCGCTGCGGACGCCACCGTGCAGGTCTGGCCCGCGTTGCCGGTGCACATGCGGGCCAACCGGGAGTTCCTGCACCGGGCCGCCCGCTACTTGGTAACCGAGTGCGGTGTGGACCAGTTCCTGGACATCGGCACCGGCATCCCCACCTCGCCGAACTTGCACGAGGTCGTGCAGGAGGTGCGCCCAGAGGCCCGTGTCGTCTACACCGACAACGATCCCATCGTGCTCGCGCACGCCCGCGCGCTGCTGACCAGCGGCGAGCGCGGTCGCACCGCCTACCTGGACGCGGACCTGCGCGATCCGGAGGCGATCCTGTCCGCGCCCGAGCTGCGCGACACGCTCGACCCGGACAAGCCGATCGGGCTGATGCTCATCGCCGTCGTGCACTTCATCGAGGATGACGACGAAGCGCTTGCGGTCACCCGGCGGATCATCGATGCGCTGCCGTCCGGGAGTTACGTGGCCGCCACGATCGCCACCGACGACTTCGCCCCGGAGATGCTGGCGAAGGTGCGCCAGACCTACCACGATCACGGCGAGACGCTGCGCTGGCGCGACCGCGAGCAGTCCGCACGTTTCCTGGAAGGCCTGGAACTGGTCGAACCCGGCATCGTGCAGATGCACAAGTGGAAGCCGGACAGCGACACCTACGAAGCGGTTCCGGACGCGGACATCGCGATGTACGGGGCGGTCGGGCGCAAGCCGTGA
- a CDS encoding carboxymuconolactone decarboxylase family protein, whose protein sequence is MDTDDRYRAGDRARREVLGDEYVNNMLRGWSPAAPLLELITEYSWGYLWNRDAVDRRARSLITVALLVALNRPRELELHVGGALRNGCTVEELAELALQGAVYAGIPSGIDAMHVIRRVADEMHGSAQQEPTDG, encoded by the coding sequence GTGGACACCGATGACCGCTACCGCGCCGGTGATCGCGCCCGGCGAGAAGTGCTCGGCGACGAGTACGTCAACAACATGCTGCGCGGATGGAGTCCCGCAGCCCCGCTGCTGGAACTCATCACGGAGTACTCCTGGGGCTACCTGTGGAACCGCGATGCGGTGGACCGGCGCGCCCGAAGCCTGATCACAGTAGCGCTGCTGGTCGCCCTCAACCGGCCGCGGGAGCTCGAACTGCACGTCGGGGGTGCCCTGCGCAACGGGTGCACTGTCGAGGAACTGGCGGAATTGGCCTTGCAGGGCGCGGTCTACGCCGGGATCCCGTCGGGGATCGACGCGATGCACGTCATCAGGCGAGTCGCCGACGAAATGCACGGCTCCGCGCAGCAGGAACCCACCGATGGGTGA
- a CDS encoding family 43 glycosylhydrolase, which produces MSTYESGSPLNRRSLLLGTAGTVGLATVLPAVASAKGAAPKQEYPPNWPEKKPYGTADTRKDLWPRDDNSRILDLELRPRDEELGRIWIRDTYVNCFTVDGKALYVATGTTRAGDLDAASPWNDGIFVWVADSLDGPWKLVDTTGIRPDADKGKVWSPEFVGENEPGRTVVAPWQEYWHDEEYGKRGNVWAPELHYFRGTWYLVACMGDHSRKVGSFMLKSEGGVQGPYRVVEGNLEKPFGDLAPDGPDFVDPEIYHHIDGGLYTEDGKAWLVLHNDLYAEFRDDMEDIVPKTNLPEFEQTRYAPEPYLEGAFVLKYEEKYYMMHAAWNRTSTEPDGSKRYAYNTPENESEQYQYDAIIAVSDTFEGPYSKRWTAGVGAGHNNLFVDADGRLWATFFRNPVAGYWADPSRVEDAAVPGVVRMEWTGPGRDRIYVQRRK; this is translated from the coding sequence ATGTCCACCTACGAATCCGGCTCGCCGCTGAACCGGCGGTCCCTGCTGCTGGGTACCGCGGGCACCGTGGGACTGGCGACCGTGCTGCCCGCCGTCGCATCGGCCAAGGGCGCCGCGCCGAAGCAGGAATACCCGCCGAACTGGCCGGAAAAGAAACCCTACGGCACCGCGGACACCCGGAAGGACCTGTGGCCGAGGGACGACAACTCGCGCATTCTCGATCTCGAGCTGCGCCCTCGGGACGAGGAGCTCGGCAGGATCTGGATCCGGGACACCTACGTCAACTGCTTCACGGTCGACGGGAAGGCGCTCTACGTCGCCACGGGCACCACCCGCGCCGGTGATCTCGACGCGGCATCGCCGTGGAACGACGGCATCTTCGTGTGGGTCGCCGACTCCTTGGACGGCCCGTGGAAGCTGGTGGACACGACCGGCATCCGGCCCGATGCGGACAAGGGCAAGGTGTGGTCACCGGAGTTCGTCGGCGAGAACGAGCCCGGACGCACCGTCGTCGCCCCGTGGCAGGAGTACTGGCACGACGAGGAATACGGCAAGCGCGGCAACGTTTGGGCACCGGAGCTGCACTACTTCCGCGGCACCTGGTACCTCGTCGCGTGCATGGGCGATCACTCCAGGAAGGTCGGGTCGTTCATGCTCAAGAGCGAGGGCGGCGTGCAGGGCCCGTACCGGGTCGTCGAGGGCAACCTCGAAAAACCGTTCGGCGACCTGGCCCCCGACGGGCCGGATTTCGTCGACCCGGAGATCTACCACCACATCGACGGCGGGCTCTACACCGAAGACGGCAAAGCGTGGCTCGTGCTGCACAACGACCTGTACGCGGAATTCCGGGACGACATGGAGGACATCGTCCCGAAAACGAACCTCCCGGAGTTCGAGCAGACGCGGTACGCACCGGAGCCGTATCTCGAAGGCGCGTTCGTGCTCAAATACGAAGAGAAGTACTACATGATGCACGCCGCCTGGAATCGGACGTCGACCGAACCCGACGGCAGCAAGCGCTACGCCTACAACACGCCCGAAAACGAGAGCGAGCAGTACCAGTACGACGCGATCATCGCCGTCTCGGACACGTTCGAAGGTCCGTACTCGAAGCGCTGGACCGCGGGTGTCGGCGCCGGCCACAACAACCTCTTCGTGGACGCCGACGGCCGGCTGTGGGCGACGTTCTTCCGCAACCCGGTCGCCGGCTACTGGGCCGACCCGTCACGGGTCGAGGACGCCGCCGTGCCCGGCGTGGTCCGAATGGAGTGGACCGGCCCGGGCCGCGACCGGATCTACGTCCAACGCCGGAAGTGA
- a CDS encoding FAD/NAD(P)-binding protein — protein sequence MGEGLRIGVVGSGASAVCLLDALAQADCEPGSITLFESAESWWRGRPFQDDDAVLRVNAPPQDMSVRDGDTGHFARWLAVRGAAWHEDPFTGTPYCPRSVFGEYLEESARTALRRLAERGWSVRLLGERVNSAVTCHGGVRLQTSNGQQVWASHVVLCVGGGRPADPYGLTGRPGFVADPYPVAHRFESVAPDTDVAVLGSGLTGVDAVLALAARGHRGRIHLVSRTGALPAVRQRPVEHPLRLFTRERLNAAARRNETMTVGQLTEVMRAELASAGEALEAVADAVRSLTAGTPVSRLRRALAGVDSPSLALRIVQRAVPEAGPDVWTLLPEHEKSALTHSWLRTVMSLCCPMPPTSAAGLVELAESGQLRFVHGVRGVAKPSGEPFRISASGGRYRATTVINAVPAHRAAAADQPLIKSLARRGIAELHPRGGVRVDPFTSRFVVGGTADPRWYALGDLAGGSLFFTFGVPSLVDRARDISNALLEHLRSQSSMTRVPTA from the coding sequence ATGGGTGAGGGATTGCGGATCGGCGTGGTGGGCAGCGGTGCCTCCGCGGTGTGCCTGCTCGACGCGCTCGCGCAGGCTGATTGCGAGCCGGGATCGATCACGCTGTTCGAGTCAGCCGAGAGCTGGTGGCGGGGCCGCCCGTTCCAGGACGACGACGCCGTGCTGCGGGTGAACGCACCACCGCAGGACATGTCCGTGCGCGACGGGGACACCGGTCATTTCGCCCGCTGGCTCGCCGTGCGCGGAGCGGCCTGGCACGAAGATCCGTTCACCGGCACGCCTTACTGCCCGCGCAGCGTTTTCGGCGAGTACCTGGAGGAATCGGCGCGGACGGCGCTGCGGCGGCTGGCCGAGCGAGGATGGTCGGTTCGGCTGCTCGGCGAGCGCGTGAATTCGGCGGTCACCTGCCACGGGGGCGTGCGGTTGCAGACCAGCAACGGACAGCAGGTGTGGGCCAGCCACGTCGTGCTCTGCGTCGGCGGCGGGCGGCCCGCTGATCCATACGGCTTGACCGGGCGACCGGGGTTCGTCGCGGATCCTTACCCGGTCGCGCACCGGTTCGAATCGGTGGCACCAGACACCGATGTGGCGGTGCTGGGCAGCGGACTGACCGGTGTGGACGCGGTGCTCGCGCTGGCAGCGCGGGGCCATCGCGGCCGCATTCACCTCGTCTCGCGCACCGGTGCGCTCCCGGCGGTGCGCCAGCGCCCGGTCGAGCACCCGCTGCGGTTGTTCACCCGGGAGCGCCTGAACGCTGCCGCCAGGCGCAACGAGACCATGACCGTGGGGCAGCTGACCGAGGTGATGCGGGCCGAACTGGCCTCCGCGGGCGAGGCGCTGGAAGCGGTGGCCGACGCCGTGCGCTCGTTGACCGCGGGCACTCCCGTATCGCGGCTGCGACGTGCCCTCGCGGGCGTCGATTCCCCGAGCCTGGCCCTGCGCATCGTTCAGCGGGCGGTGCCCGAGGCGGGCCCGGACGTCTGGACGCTGCTGCCCGAACACGAGAAGTCGGCCTTGACGCACTCGTGGCTGCGGACGGTGATGAGCCTTTGCTGTCCGATGCCGCCGACGAGCGCGGCCGGTCTTGTCGAGCTGGCCGAGTCGGGACAGCTGCGGTTCGTCCATGGAGTGCGCGGTGTGGCCAAGCCTTCCGGCGAACCGTTCCGGATCAGCGCCTCGGGCGGCCGGTACCGGGCGACCACCGTGATCAACGCGGTGCCTGCGCACCGGGCCGCCGCGGCGGACCAACCGCTGATCAAGTCGCTGGCCCGCCGTGGAATCGCCGAACTCCATCCCCGCGGCGGTGTGCGCGTCGACCCGTTCACCAGCCGGTTCGTCGTCGGCGGCACCGCTGATCCGCGGTGGTACGCGCTCGGCGACCTGGCCGGCGGCTCGCTGTTCTTCACGTTCGGAGTCCCGTCCCTGGTCGACCGCGCCCGCGACATCAGCAACGCACTTCTCGAGCACCTGCGGTCGCAATCCTCGATGACCCGGGTGCCGACCGCTTGA